In one Dehalogenimonas formicexedens genomic region, the following are encoded:
- a CDS encoding reductive dehalogenase: MSINHSTVSRRDFMKGLGLAGGGIGTLAVAGPTFSDLDELLSESTAGNKRDWWIKDQDEPTVEIDWSMMQRHDATKIPQVSYANYVGKDVANAKGAKQKEDRKQWILENKSGYTLKDYALFDAAAYGWQVGFSHDFFGDTTVTPYGMGKPGDLGVPIWQGSPEENSAIIRKAFRFLGAGTVSVVELNDNHRKLIDGVDWDGKNIVFEEVETASETTTKRVIPNKCKWAIVFSLPMSEEMNKRAPTLLGDATTALSYSLSTLFQIRAQRFVRMLGYQGLGSYQFVNNVSINPALAVVSGLGEQGRLGQCIMPEYGTMARLGSIITDLPLSPDKPIDAGIWRFCQTCKLCATHCPSGALNPDDTLSWDRKYEGNHPGKKAFLCDGIKCRTYWFESTSLCSICVATCVFAKKDKAGIHEVVKATVATTPIFNTIFKNMDQAFGYNYANRDPESWWDLKTQPMFGFNSNI, encoded by the coding sequence ATGTCGATCAATCATTCAACAGTGAGTCGTCGTGATTTTATGAAGGGGTTGGGACTAGCGGGCGGAGGGATTGGAACCTTAGCAGTAGCAGGTCCAACATTTAGTGATCTGGATGAATTGTTGTCTGAATCAACCGCAGGCAATAAACGGGATTGGTGGATCAAAGACCAAGATGAACCGACGGTGGAAATTGATTGGTCTATGATGCAGCGGCATGACGCAACCAAAATACCCCAGGTTTCCTATGCCAATTACGTTGGCAAAGACGTGGCTAATGCAAAGGGTGCCAAACAAAAAGAAGATCGTAAACAGTGGATATTGGAAAATAAATCCGGTTACACTTTAAAAGACTATGCGTTATTTGATGCGGCTGCGTACGGTTGGCAGGTAGGTTTTTCACATGATTTTTTTGGAGACACGACAGTAACACCTTACGGTATGGGTAAACCAGGTGATCTTGGTGTGCCTATTTGGCAAGGAAGCCCTGAAGAAAATTCGGCTATAATCCGGAAAGCTTTCCGGTTTCTTGGAGCCGGAACTGTTTCTGTAGTTGAGTTAAATGATAATCATAGAAAGCTAATTGACGGTGTTGATTGGGACGGTAAAAACATCGTTTTTGAGGAAGTTGAGACAGCTTCTGAAACGACGACTAAACGCGTCATACCGAATAAATGTAAATGGGCCATCGTTTTTTCTCTCCCCATGTCAGAAGAGATGAACAAACGGGCACCCACTTTGCTTGGGGATGCGACAACCGCACTCTCATACTCTTTGAGTACTTTGTTCCAAATACGGGCTCAACGATTTGTCAGGATGCTCGGGTATCAAGGGTTGGGAAGTTATCAATTCGTGAATAATGTCAGTATCAACCCTGCTCTTGCTGTTGTTAGTGGATTAGGCGAACAAGGTCGCCTCGGTCAATGTATAATGCCTGAGTATGGGACAATGGCTCGATTGGGAAGCATCATTACAGACCTTCCGCTGTCTCCTGATAAGCCTATCGATGCTGGTATATGGCGTTTTTGCCAAACGTGTAAACTATGCGCTACCCATTGCCCTTCAGGAGCATTAAATCCCGATGATACCCTATCATGGGATAGGAAATATGAAGGGAATCATCCTGGGAAAAAAGCGTTCCTTTGCGACGGAATAAAATGTCGCACCTACTGGTTCGAATCAACAAGTCTATGTTCAATTTGCGTAGCCACTTGCGTTTTCGCCAAAAAAGACAAGGCAGGTATCCATGAAGTGGTTAAAGCAACGGTTGCTACCACACCAATATTTAACACAATATTTAAGAATATGGATCAAGCATTTGGTTATAATTATGCCAATAGGGATCCCGAATCCTGGTGGGACCTTAAAACGCAACCAATGTTTGGTTTCAATTCAAATATTTAG
- a CDS encoding TOBE domain-containing protein, whose amino-acid sequence MLSARNQFKGMVKSVKLGTVMAEIVVDTGNVEVVSIISRASAEHMNLKVGDKVTAVIKSTEVMIEK is encoded by the coding sequence ATGCTTAGCGCTCGCAATCAATTCAAAGGTATGGTCAAAAGTGTAAAACTGGGCACGGTTATGGCTGAGATTGTAGTTGATACCGGAAATGTCGAGGTGGTCAGCATTATCAGCCGTGCCTCCGCCGAACACATGAATTTGAAGGTTGGAGACAAAGTAACCGCGGTCATCAAATCTACCGAAGTGATGATCGAAAAGTAA
- a CDS encoding molybdopterin-dependent oxidoreductase: MLRRFWLIYCLAVASLFLSSCAPKEYLPGEAREFQGTKLTPISGQNNNALKGTQYIDRASYILTVDGLVDHPLSLSYADLEAYPQVSRLMNLHCVEGWEFTAKWTGPSLVDILNAAGIQSEGKIIIFHTTDVPSGYTSLNLSYILDNNIILALKDNDITLTPDRGFPFQVVAMSKFGYKWAKWVTRIEVSSDTEFLGYWESQGYPNSANIP; this comes from the coding sequence ATGTTGAGAAGATTCTGGCTGATCTACTGCCTGGCCGTTGCGTCGCTCTTCCTTTCATCCTGCGCTCCGAAAGAATACCTTCCGGGGGAAGCCAGGGAATTCCAGGGGACAAAATTGACTCCCATAAGCGGCCAAAACAACAACGCCCTGAAGGGCACCCAGTACATTGACCGGGCCTCATACATTCTCACCGTGGACGGCCTGGTAGACCATCCCTTGAGTTTGAGTTACGCCGACCTGGAGGCTTATCCGCAGGTATCCCGATTGATGAACCTTCACTGTGTCGAAGGCTGGGAATTCACCGCGAAATGGACCGGTCCTTCTCTTGTCGACATTCTTAATGCGGCCGGAATCCAATCCGAAGGAAAAATCATCATCTTTCACACCACTGACGTGCCCTCGGGCTATACGTCCCTCAATCTCAGCTACATATTGGATAACAACATCATCCTCGCCCTGAAAGACAATGACATCACCCTTACGCCCGACCGCGGATTCCCTTTTCAGGTGGTGGCGATGTCCAAGTTCGGTTACAAGTGGGCCAAGTGGGTGACCCGCATCGAGGTGTCATCGGATACCGAATTCTTGGGCTACTGGGAGAGCCAGGGGTATCCCAATTCGGCCAATATCCCCTGA
- the trpA gene encoding tryptophan synthase subunit alpha — translation MSHLASKFSRRRKTLIGYLTVGYPDPETTLRAARVLGNAGCDIIELGIPFSDPIGDGQVIQTASHRALMNGITPAACLEMAARLRQETDLPLVFMSYYNPVLSYGVGRFCRDCQSAGVNGLIIPDLPPEESGELGAAAAACGVDLVFLLAPTSTADRIAAVCQKSSGFIYLTSVAGITGARDGVPGYLPQFAATVRREARHPLAVGFGISSPAQARAIAEFADGVIIGSRLLQMIEADFSLNRLGEFVSSVRDALDT, via the coding sequence ATGAGCCATCTTGCTTCCAAGTTCAGCCGTAGGCGAAAAACGCTTATCGGCTACCTGACGGTGGGTTATCCCGACCCCGAGACGACCCTCCGCGCCGCCAGGGTCCTGGGAAACGCCGGCTGCGACATCATCGAACTCGGCATTCCCTTCTCGGATCCCATCGGTGACGGCCAGGTAATTCAGACCGCCAGCCACCGGGCGCTGATGAACGGCATTACCCCCGCCGCCTGCCTCGAGATGGCGGCGCGGTTGCGCCAGGAAACGGACCTGCCCCTGGTTTTCATGAGCTACTACAACCCGGTCCTGAGCTATGGCGTCGGGCGATTCTGCCGCGACTGCCAGTCAGCCGGCGTCAACGGCCTGATCATCCCCGACCTGCCGCCCGAGGAGTCAGGCGAACTTGGAGCCGCGGCGGCGGCATGCGGAGTCGACCTGGTGTTTCTGCTGGCGCCGACCAGCACAGCTGACCGCATCGCGGCGGTATGCCAAAAATCAAGCGGGTTCATTTACCTGACCTCGGTGGCCGGGATAACCGGCGCCCGCGACGGAGTCCCGGGGTATTTGCCGCAGTTCGCCGCCACGGTCAGGAGGGAAGCGCGCCATCCCCTGGCGGTTGGTTTCGGCATTTCGTCTCCGGCACAGGCGAGGGCCATCGCCGAGTTCGCTGACGGCGTCATCATCGGCAGCCGCCTGCTGCAGATGATCGAAGCGGACTTCTCGCTGAACCGGCTGGGAGAATTCGTTTCCAGCGTCAGAGACGCCCTCGACACCTGA
- the trpB gene encoding tryptophan synthase subunit beta, which yields MLPDKRGYFGDYGGRYVPETLVPALAGLTAGYEQVKSDPSFRSELDALLADYAGRKTPLYYAKNLSRRLGGAKIYLKREDLAHTGSHKINNALGQGLLAKRLNKKRIIAETGAGQHGVATAAVCAMLGLRCVVYMGEDDVKRQALNVFRMRLMGAEVRPVASGSRTLKDAINEAMRDWVSHPEDSYYLIGSVVGPHPYPMVVRDFQSVIGRESRDQMVSQTSRLPDRVIACVGGGSNAMGMFYPFIGDASVNLIGVEAGGSGLASGRHAATLSAGRPGVLHGAKSYLMQDENGQVAETHSISAGLDYPGVGPEHSFLKDSLRAEYVSVDDAEALAAFRLLSETEGILPAMESSHAIAQAVKLAPAMDDRQTILVCLSGRGDKDMDIVINALGALE from the coding sequence ATGCTGCCCGATAAACGAGGCTATTTTGGAGATTACGGCGGGCGCTATGTGCCGGAGACCCTGGTACCGGCGCTGGCCGGTCTCACCGCGGGCTACGAGCAGGTGAAAAGCGACCCGTCATTTCGAAGCGAACTCGATGCCTTGCTTGCCGATTACGCCGGACGGAAGACGCCGCTGTATTACGCCAAAAACCTGTCACGACGCCTCGGTGGAGCAAAGATCTATCTCAAGCGTGAAGATCTGGCGCATACCGGATCGCATAAGATCAACAACGCATTAGGCCAGGGGCTTTTGGCAAAACGGCTGAATAAAAAGCGGATCATCGCCGAGACCGGCGCCGGGCAGCACGGTGTCGCCACGGCGGCGGTGTGCGCCATGCTGGGCTTGCGATGTGTCGTCTACATGGGAGAAGACGACGTCAAACGCCAGGCGCTGAACGTTTTCCGGATGAGGCTCATGGGCGCCGAGGTCCGGCCGGTGGCTTCGGGGTCGCGGACGCTCAAGGACGCGATCAACGAAGCGATGCGTGATTGGGTGAGCCACCCCGAGGACAGCTATTACCTTATCGGTTCCGTCGTGGGTCCCCACCCCTACCCGATGGTGGTCAGGGACTTCCAGTCGGTAATAGGGAGAGAGTCCCGGGACCAGATGGTATCGCAAACCAGCAGGCTGCCGGACCGCGTTATCGCCTGCGTCGGCGGCGGCAGCAACGCTATGGGCATGTTTTATCCCTTCATCGGCGATGCTTCCGTCAATCTCATCGGCGTCGAGGCCGGGGGATCGGGGTTGGCCAGCGGCAGGCACGCCGCCACCCTTTCCGCCGGGCGGCCGGGCGTGCTCCACGGGGCCAAATCGTACCTGATGCAAGACGAAAACGGCCAGGTTGCCGAAACCCACAGCATTTCCGCCGGACTCGATTATCCGGGCGTAGGGCCGGAACACAGCTTTTTGAAAGACAGCCTCAGGGCAGAGTATGTTTCCGTCGATGACGCGGAAGCCCTGGCCGCGTTCCGGCTACTGTCGGAGACCGAGGGCATCCTGCCGGCCATGGAGTCCTCCCATGCCATCGCCCAGGCGGTGAAGCTTGCCCCGGCGATGGATGACAGGCAAACCATCCTCGTCTGCCTGTCAGGCAGAGGCGATAAAGACATGGACATAGTGATAAACGCGTTAGGAGCGCTGGAATGA
- a CDS encoding phosphoribosylanthranilate isomerase: MTRIKICGITDVETASLCMRLGVDFIGLVFADSRRRITPEQAVELTRTILTQAKRPKIAGVFVNETAGKVNHTAEACHLDVIQLSGDEDGDYCGRITRPIIRATRIDQTSAAEEIQCRIAATGARDIHLIDRHSPGSFGGSGQKFDWAILENLSPALKIMVAGGLTPENVEELILRYHPWGVDVSSGVESHGRKDPAKIMAFIRAVRQADAKLKGVTNAAR, translated from the coding sequence ATGACCCGTATCAAGATCTGCGGCATAACCGACGTGGAGACCGCGTCCCTCTGCATGCGGTTGGGTGTGGATTTTATTGGTCTGGTTTTTGCCGACAGCCGAAGGCGGATAACTCCGGAACAGGCCGTTGAGCTTACGCGCACTATACTAACCCAGGCAAAACGCCCGAAGATCGCCGGGGTCTTCGTGAACGAGACCGCCGGTAAAGTCAACCATACCGCTGAAGCTTGTCACCTGGACGTCATCCAGCTTTCCGGCGATGAGGACGGAGATTATTGCGGGCGAATCACGCGGCCGATCATCCGGGCAACCCGTATCGATCAAACCAGCGCCGCCGAGGAGATCCAATGCCGCATCGCCGCGACCGGCGCGCGCGACATCCACCTGATCGACCGCCATTCCCCGGGATCATTCGGCGGGTCGGGACAAAAATTCGATTGGGCTATTCTTGAAAACTTGAGCCCGGCGCTCAAAATCATGGTCGCCGGAGGTCTGACCCCGGAAAATGTCGAAGAACTGATTTTACGTTATCACCCCTGGGGCGTGGACGTTTCCAGCGGCGTGGAAAGCCACGGCCGGAAAGACCCGGCTAAAATCATGGCCTTTATCCGCGCCGTACGCCAGGCGGACGCGAAACTGAAAGGAGTCACAAATGCTGCCCGATAA
- the trpC gene encoding indole-3-glycerol phosphate synthase TrpC, which translates to MLLDEIVAATKTALTERKRRIPLTEIVRQAESCPPPLDFAGALSGNTVKIIAEVKKASPSRGVIKADFEPLKIARQYAGAGAAAVSVLTEEKYFEGSPDYLKTIANELGGNRPPLLRKDFIIDPYQVYESRVLGADAILLIVAILSPSALTSLLDLARSLGMEALVESHNEPEIQTALESGAGIIGINNRDLKTFKVDLKTAARLRPFIPNDRLVVSESGISSGKDIQYLNRLGVNAALVGEALMTAPDISLKLKELAR; encoded by the coding sequence GTGCTGCTTGATGAGATTGTGGCGGCGACAAAAACCGCTCTCACCGAACGAAAACGCCGCATCCCGTTGACTGAAATCGTCCGGCAGGCCGAGAGTTGCCCCCCGCCGCTGGATTTCGCCGGAGCGTTATCAGGGAACACCGTGAAAATCATCGCCGAGGTAAAAAAAGCGTCGCCATCCAGAGGCGTGATCAAGGCTGATTTTGAACCGTTGAAGATCGCCCGCCAGTACGCCGGAGCGGGCGCCGCGGCTGTTTCGGTATTGACTGAAGAGAAGTATTTCGAGGGCAGCCCCGATTACCTGAAAACAATCGCCAACGAATTGGGTGGCAACCGGCCGCCGTTACTGCGCAAGGACTTTATCATCGATCCCTACCAGGTATATGAATCCCGGGTTTTGGGGGCGGATGCTATTCTTCTCATCGTGGCAATCCTGTCGCCGTCGGCACTCACCTCATTACTCGATCTGGCTCGTTCGCTTGGAATGGAAGCCCTCGTCGAGAGCCACAATGAACCCGAAATACAAACCGCTCTCGAAAGCGGCGCCGGGATCATAGGCATCAATAACCGGGACTTGAAAACATTCAAAGTGGACCTGAAAACAGCCGCCAGATTGCGCCCCTTTATTCCAAACGACAGGCTGGTGGTCAGCGAAAGCGGCATTTCGAGCGGCAAGGACATCCAATACCTCAACCGGCTTGGCGTGAACGCGGCGCTTGTCGGCGAAGCGCTGATGACCGCGCCGGATATCAGCCTTAAGCTCAAGGAATTGGCGCGATGA
- the trpD gene encoding anthranilate phosphoribosyltransferase produces MIKEAIETLVTGKSLSADEASAVMAEIMDGQATPAQFGAFVTALRCKGETIDEMVGLARTMRAKALPVASGGPVVDTCGTGGDGAGTLNISTAAAIVSASCGARVAKHGNRAMSSKCGSADVLEALGVRINLLPDEVTECLDKVGVAFMFAPVFHPAMKHAGPPRKEIGIRTVFNLLGPLCNPAGASSQVIGVPNKDLMLKIAATLRALGGTHALVVHGEGLDELTVTGQTHICELINDELHRYTVSPEDLGLPRYSVEAVKGGDARWNAAAMLRMFQGETGAFRDAAGLNAAAALLAANLVKTLGEGVNLALDAIDSGKALAKLEKFIEVTQMLEMRRAA; encoded by the coding sequence ATGATCAAAGAAGCCATCGAAACCCTGGTGACCGGAAAGTCCCTTTCAGCCGACGAGGCTTCCGCCGTCATGGCGGAGATCATGGACGGGCAGGCGACTCCAGCCCAATTCGGCGCTTTTGTCACCGCCTTGCGGTGCAAGGGAGAAACCATCGATGAGATGGTCGGCCTGGCCCGGACAATGCGGGCTAAAGCCCTGCCCGTTGCTTCAGGCGGTCCGGTTGTCGATACCTGCGGTACCGGCGGGGATGGGGCGGGCACCCTCAATATATCGACAGCCGCGGCTATCGTTTCAGCCTCCTGCGGCGCAAGGGTGGCCAAGCACGGCAACAGAGCCATGTCCTCCAAATGCGGCAGCGCCGATGTCCTGGAAGCGCTCGGCGTCAGGATCAACCTGTTGCCGGACGAAGTAACCGAGTGCCTGGATAAGGTTGGCGTAGCCTTCATGTTTGCCCCGGTGTTCCACCCGGCGATGAAACACGCCGGGCCGCCGCGCAAGGAAATCGGCATCAGGACCGTATTCAACCTGCTGGGGCCGCTGTGCAATCCCGCCGGCGCGTCCTCCCAGGTGATAGGCGTACCCAATAAAGACCTGATGCTCAAAATCGCGGCGACATTGCGGGCGCTGGGCGGAACCCACGCTCTTGTCGTTCACGGCGAGGGATTGGATGAGCTCACCGTTACGGGGCAAACCCACATCTGTGAATTGATCAACGACGAACTGCACCGTTACACCGTATCGCCCGAGGACCTTGGACTGCCGCGTTACTCCGTGGAGGCCGTCAAAGGCGGCGATGCCCGGTGGAACGCCGCGGCGATGCTGCGGATGTTCCAGGGCGAGACCGGGGCTTTTCGAGACGCCGCCGGGTTGAATGCCGCCGCGGCGCTGCTGGCGGCTAATTTGGTCAAGACGCTGGGCGAGGGAGTGAATCTGGCATTGGATGCCATCGACAGCGGCAAGGCGCTGGCTAAACTGGAAAAATTCATCGAAGTAACCCAGATGCTGGAGATGCGCCGTGCTGCTTGA
- a CDS encoding anthranilate synthase component II, whose translation MILLIDNYDSFTYNLYQVLCQLGAEVAVKRNDEIDIAGIEALSPKKIVISPGPSSPARAGISNEVIRHFSPKTPVLGVCLGHQCLGYVYGGEIIPAKSVMHGKASVIEHTGKGVFKGLPKKFPAIRYHSLAVRRDTLPDCLEVTAWTNDGEIMGLKHREYPAQGVQFHPESFMSEHGSDILRNFLEGDSR comes from the coding sequence ATGATTCTGCTGATCGACAATTACGACTCATTCACGTACAACCTGTATCAAGTGTTATGTCAACTTGGCGCCGAGGTAGCGGTCAAACGCAATGACGAGATCGACATCGCGGGCATAGAAGCGTTGTCGCCGAAAAAAATCGTCATTTCGCCGGGACCTTCATCCCCTGCCCGGGCGGGTATCTCCAACGAGGTCATCAGGCACTTCAGCCCTAAAACGCCGGTGCTGGGAGTGTGCCTCGGCCACCAGTGCCTGGGTTACGTTTACGGCGGGGAGATCATACCGGCCAAATCGGTCATGCACGGCAAGGCTTCGGTTATCGAACACACCGGAAAAGGGGTATTTAAGGGATTACCAAAGAAGTTCCCGGCGATCCGGTACCATTCCCTGGCCGTCCGCCGCGACACTCTGCCGGATTGCCTGGAAGTAACCGCCTGGACGAACGACGGAGAGATCATGGGACTGAAACATCGGGAGTACCCGGCGCAGGGCGTCCAGTTCCACCCTGAATCGTTCATGTCGGAACACGGTTCCGATATTCTGCGCAACTTCCTTGAAGGAGACTCAAGATGA
- the trpE gene encoding anthranilate synthase component I: protein MYRPTLEDVRKTAGSGNLVAISREIMADLETPVSAFLKISRGGPSFLLESVEGGQKIARYSFIGTEPRALLAAESGSGDDPLKRLEKELAGRRLVPNPALPRFCGGAVGYCAYETAGKFEKLPSPQNDSLGLPEAVFMLVDTFLVFDHLAHRISVVSLASLEGNPDTAYSEATRRIDELCRRLAAPLEIPVPPGRVHTAGAEFTSLITKEAFENSVIKIKEAITAGEAIQVVLSQRLSRATSAKPFDIYRALRSINPSPYMFYLDYGDFQIIGASPEILVRVENGEVATRPLAGTRRRGATPAEDLALEAELQADPKERAEHIMLVDLGRNDIGRVAKPGTVEVSDLMNVERYSHVMHLVSHVRGKLRDELTCFDALRAAFPAGTVSGAPKVRAMQLIAEHEPEKRGPYAGAAGYFSYTGDMDMAISIRTMIAKEGKAYVQAGAGITYDSQPESEYFETLNKAQALFKAVNQAETSGMEEAR from the coding sequence ATGTATAGGCCAACCCTGGAAGACGTTAGGAAAACGGCCGGTTCCGGTAACCTGGTGGCCATCAGCCGGGAGATCATGGCTGACCTGGAGACCCCGGTATCCGCCTTCCTCAAGATATCCCGCGGCGGTCCGTCTTTCCTCCTTGAAAGTGTTGAAGGCGGTCAGAAAATTGCCCGTTATTCCTTTATCGGCACCGAACCGCGCGCGCTCCTGGCGGCGGAGAGCGGTTCCGGCGACGATCCGCTGAAACGTCTCGAGAAGGAACTCGCCGGACGCCGGCTGGTACCCAACCCCGCCCTGCCCCGTTTCTGCGGGGGGGCGGTGGGTTATTGCGCCTACGAAACCGCCGGCAAGTTCGAAAAACTGCCTTCGCCGCAAAACGATTCACTCGGCCTTCCGGAGGCGGTATTCATGCTGGTGGACACTTTCCTGGTCTTCGACCATCTTGCCCACCGTATCAGCGTCGTTTCGCTGGCATCGCTGGAAGGTAATCCGGACACCGCTTACTCTGAAGCTACCCGCCGGATCGATGAACTCTGCCGGCGCCTGGCCGCCCCGCTGGAAATCCCGGTTCCACCCGGCCGCGTTCACACAGCCGGCGCCGAGTTCACTTCCCTGATCACCAAAGAGGCCTTCGAAAACAGCGTCATCAAAATCAAAGAAGCCATCACCGCCGGCGAAGCCATCCAGGTTGTCCTTTCACAAAGATTATCGCGCGCCACCAGCGCCAAGCCTTTCGATATTTATCGCGCCCTGCGCAGCATCAACCCGTCCCCCTACATGTTCTATCTCGACTATGGCGATTTTCAGATCATCGGCGCCTCGCCGGAAATCCTGGTTCGTGTGGAGAACGGAGAGGTGGCAACCCGGCCCCTGGCCGGAACCCGGCGGCGCGGGGCGACACCGGCGGAAGACCTGGCCCTCGAGGCCGAACTCCAGGCTGACCCGAAGGAACGGGCGGAGCACATCATGCTGGTCGACCTCGGCCGTAACGACATCGGCCGGGTGGCCAAACCGGGCACGGTCGAGGTGTCCGACCTGATGAACGTCGAACGGTATTCCCATGTGATGCACCTGGTAAGCCACGTCAGGGGGAAACTGCGGGACGAGCTGACTTGTTTCGACGCCCTCCGGGCGGCGTTCCCGGCGGGCACCGTCTCCGGCGCGCCAAAAGTCCGGGCGATGCAGCTTATTGCCGAACACGAGCCGGAGAAACGCGGTCCCTACGCCGGGGCGGCGGGTTACTTCAGCTATACCGGCGACATGGACATGGCTATCTCCATCCGTACGATGATCGCCAAAGAAGGCAAGGCGTATGTCCAGGCCGGCGCCGGCATAACTTATGACAGCCAACCCGAGTCCGAATATTTCGAGACGCTCAACAAAGCGCAGGCATTGTTCAAGGCGGTCAACCAGGCTGAAACCTCAGGAATGGAGGAGGCGAGATGA
- a CDS encoding class I SAM-dependent methyltransferase yields MNEKIKTSKTTAARWERTYKTNPVAGLPWEEGAPSDNLIELIESGQVPPGPVLDICTGSGINAIYLAQRGYECHAVDIYPTAISIAGEKAAKAGVACDFNVGDILDLAFPGNFFNLVFDRGCFHNFAPGQRSAFINEVYRVLKPGGLYQLNSLASFHLGCSSYGQFPYD; encoded by the coding sequence ATGAATGAGAAAATCAAAACTTCAAAAACAACCGCCGCCCGCTGGGAGCGAACTTACAAGACAAATCCGGTTGCCGGTTTGCCGTGGGAAGAAGGGGCGCCGTCGGACAACCTCATCGAACTGATCGAATCGGGGCAGGTACCACCCGGTCCGGTTCTCGATATCTGCACCGGCTCCGGAATCAACGCTATCTATCTGGCACAGCGGGGCTACGAGTGTCACGCGGTGGACATCTATCCGACGGCTATATCCATTGCCGGGGAAAAAGCGGCTAAAGCGGGCGTTGCCTGCGATTTCAATGTAGGGGATATCCTCGATCTGGCTTTCCCCGGAAACTTCTTCAACCTTGTTTTTGACCGTGGTTGTTTCCACAACTTCGCTCCGGGGCAGCGTTCAGCCTTCATAAACGAGGTTTACCGGGTATTGAAACCGGGAGGCCTTTACCAGCTTAATTCCTTGGCATCGTTCCATTTAGGTTGTTCCTCATATGGACAATTTCCCTATGACTAG
- a CDS encoding DDE-type integrase/transposase/recombinase, with protein sequence MNNGITCKYCQSEHVSKFGKYKETQLYWCPSCKRKFKADSALFNMQKPPNYVTSALNMFYTGMSYGDISKFLEQEYQYKASKHVLYNWVNKYTDQAVEHYRNEHPKVGDTWIADETFMDVDGRKIFFWDIIDSDTRYLIATRASFTRGTKDAQMLMEAAAKRAGKQPKVVLTDKYRAYVDGIELAFGADTEHRQSRPFVAEDSTNKIERFHNTLKDRTKVMRGFRDIETLISFTDGFAVYYNHFRPHEALHNKTPAEMAGLDISIKNWGDVCRMPISKEEHLKDRAEPDIPRRRYKLDESFKKTRKPPKTSRLTQAGISIVEVKAKLPRLTPRIPREVRRQIGMGR encoded by the coding sequence ATGAATAACGGAATCACCTGTAAATACTGCCAATCTGAACATGTTTCAAAATTCGGTAAATACAAAGAGACACAGCTTTACTGGTGTCCATCTTGCAAGCGGAAATTCAAAGCTGATTCAGCTTTGTTCAATATGCAGAAGCCGCCGAATTATGTTACTAGCGCATTGAACATGTTTTACACCGGAATGAGCTACGGCGACATTAGCAAATTCCTTGAACAAGAATACCAGTACAAAGCCTCAAAGCATGTTCTTTATAACTGGGTGAACAAATACACAGACCAAGCTGTTGAACATTACCGGAATGAACACCCTAAAGTTGGGGACACTTGGATCGCCGATGAAACGTTTATGGATGTTGATGGGCGCAAGATATTTTTCTGGGACATCATTGATTCAGACACCCGCTATTTAATCGCAACCAGGGCGTCATTCACTCGCGGAACTAAAGACGCGCAGATGCTGATGGAAGCCGCCGCTAAACGTGCAGGCAAACAACCTAAAGTTGTATTGACCGATAAATATCGGGCTTACGTGGATGGAATCGAATTAGCTTTCGGGGCTGACACCGAACATCGGCAGAGCCGCCCGTTTGTGGCAGAGGATAGCACGAATAAAATAGAACGTTTCCATAACACCCTGAAAGACCGCACAAAGGTTATGCGTGGCTTTCGGGATATTGAGACTCTAATATCATTCACCGATGGCTTTGCCGTCTATTACAACCACTTCAGACCGCATGAGGCACTCCATAACAAGACACCTGCTGAAATGGCTGGGCTTGATATCTCAATCAAGAATTGGGGCGATGTCTGCCGGATGCCCATATCCAAAGAGGAACATCTTAAAGACCGCGCAGAACCTGACATTCCGCGCAGACGATACAAGCTTGATGAATCATTCAAGAAAACTCGAAAGCCACCAAAGACAAGCCGCCTAACCCAAGCTGGCATTTCGATTGTTGAAGTAAAAGCAAAGCTACCGAGATTAACGCCTAGAATCCCTCGTGAAGTGAGACGACAAATAGGCATGGGGAGGTAA